The following coding sequences lie in one Xanthomonas hyacinthi genomic window:
- a CDS encoding DODA-type extradiol aromatic ring-opening family dioxygenase produces the protein MSRLPSLYISHGSPMTALHPGLVGVRLAELAAALPRPRAIVVASAHWLARRPLVGAAAQPQTIHDFGGFPRELHEMQYPAPGAPALAREVAERLERAGLQPHVDERRGLDHGVWVPLSLLYPQADIPVIPLSIQPELGPAHQLAMGRALAPLRDDGVLLIGSGSITHNLHDVGRYADGKDAPYVRPFIDWVEQALLREDLPALLDYRRQAPFAARAHPTDEHWLPIYFAMGAAGEGELGAQRIDAGIAAGLLAMDLYRFDGAAQRAAA, from the coding sequence ATGTCCCGTCTGCCCTCGCTGTACATCTCGCATGGCTCGCCGATGACCGCGCTGCATCCGGGCCTGGTCGGCGTGCGCCTGGCCGAGCTGGCGGCGGCGCTGCCGCGGCCGCGCGCGATCGTGGTGGCGTCGGCGCACTGGCTGGCGCGGCGGCCGCTGGTCGGCGCCGCGGCGCAGCCGCAGACCATCCACGACTTCGGCGGTTTCCCGCGCGAGCTGCACGAGATGCAGTACCCGGCGCCGGGCGCGCCGGCGCTGGCGCGCGAGGTCGCCGAACGGCTCGAGCGCGCCGGCCTGCAGCCCCACGTGGACGAGCGCCGCGGCCTGGACCATGGCGTGTGGGTGCCGTTGTCGCTGCTGTACCCGCAGGCCGACATCCCGGTGATTCCGCTGTCGATCCAGCCGGAACTGGGCCCGGCGCACCAGCTGGCGATGGGCCGCGCGCTGGCGCCGCTGCGCGACGACGGCGTGCTGCTGATCGGCTCGGGCAGCATCACCCACAACCTGCACGACGTCGGCCGCTATGCCGACGGCAAGGACGCGCCGTACGTGCGCCCGTTCATCGACTGGGTGGAGCAGGCCTTGCTGCGCGAGGACCTGCCGGCCCTGCTCGACTACCGCCGCCAGGCGCCGTTCGCCGCGCGCGCGCATCCGACCGACGAGCACTGGCTGCCGATCTACTTCGCGATGGGCGCGGCCGGCGAGGGCGAGCTGGGCGCGCAGCGCATCGATGCCGGCATCGCCGCCGGGTTGCTGGCGATGGACCTGTACCGGTTCGACGGCGCGGCGCAGCGCGCTGCGGCCTGA
- a CDS encoding LysR family transcriptional regulator, giving the protein MDTLDAMRVFVTVVDRNGFNAAADALGMSTASVTRQVAWLEKRLGLRLLNRTTRRVSPSSVGTAYYQRCQVLLAEFDDMEAAVGEQALTPSGTLRINAPFSFGIARLGPRLAGYRARYPQVALDLSLSDRIVDIVEEGYDMAIRITRQVTSTLIARKLGEVQASLYAAPAYLQRAGTPRLAADIAGHEFLSYSYLPLDEIALHGPDGETRVRVQGGLRANSGDVLREAAIAGMGIVLQPDFIAQQALEDGRLQRVLRDHQLAPIGVYAVYASRSHLAPKVRSFIDYLVEVGIEREMHAAAP; this is encoded by the coding sequence ATGGATACGCTGGACGCGATGCGCGTGTTCGTCACCGTGGTCGACCGCAACGGCTTCAACGCCGCCGCCGATGCGCTGGGCATGTCCACCGCCAGCGTCACCCGGCAGGTGGCCTGGCTGGAGAAGCGGCTGGGCCTGCGCCTGCTCAACCGCACCACCCGCCGGGTCAGCCCGAGCAGCGTCGGCACCGCCTACTACCAGCGCTGCCAGGTGCTGCTGGCCGAGTTCGACGACATGGAGGCGGCGGTCGGCGAGCAGGCGCTGACCCCGTCCGGCACCCTGCGCATCAACGCGCCCTTCAGCTTCGGCATCGCCCGGCTGGGCCCGCGCCTGGCCGGCTACCGGGCGCGCTATCCGCAGGTGGCGCTGGACCTGTCGCTGTCCGATCGCATCGTGGACATCGTCGAGGAAGGCTACGACATGGCGATCCGCATCACCCGCCAGGTCACCTCGACCCTGATCGCACGCAAGCTCGGCGAAGTGCAGGCCTCTCTGTACGCCGCGCCGGCCTATCTGCAGCGCGCCGGCACGCCGCGCCTGGCCGCCGACATCGCCGGCCACGAATTCCTGAGCTACAGCTACCTGCCGCTGGACGAGATCGCCCTGCATGGCCCCGACGGCGAAACCCGGGTGCGCGTGCAAGGCGGGCTGCGCGCCAACAGCGGCGACGTGCTGCGCGAAGCCGCCATCGCCGGCATGGGCATCGTCCTGCAGCCGGACTTCATCGCGCAGCAGGCGCTGGAGGACGGGCGCCTGCAGCGGGTGCTACGCGACCACCAGCTCGCCCCGATCGGCGTGTATGCGGTCTATGCCAGCCGCAGCCACCTGGCGCCGAAGGTGCGCAGCTTCATCGACTATCTGGTCGAAGTGGGCATCGAGCGCGAGATGCACGCCGCCGCGCCCTGA
- a CDS encoding flavodoxin family protein, translating into MSKIAIVYFSGYGHTVKQAEAVHAGAASVGEATLYRIDEDGNLPDAAWEALGHADAIVYGSPTYMGGPAWQFKKFADASSKQWFSQAWKDKIAAGFTNSASLNGDKFSTIEYFWTLSQQHGQVWVGTGLLPANTKAHGPADTNWTAGSGGALAVSPSDASPEEAPRAGDLEAARLLGKRVADYAARLKG; encoded by the coding sequence ATGAGCAAGATCGCGATCGTCTATTTCAGCGGCTACGGCCATACGGTCAAACAGGCCGAGGCCGTGCACGCCGGCGCCGCCAGCGTCGGCGAGGCCACGCTGTATCGCATCGATGAGGACGGCAACCTGCCCGACGCCGCCTGGGAAGCGCTCGGCCACGCCGATGCGATCGTCTACGGCAGCCCGACCTACATGGGCGGCCCGGCCTGGCAGTTCAAGAAGTTCGCCGACGCCAGTTCCAAGCAGTGGTTCTCGCAGGCCTGGAAGGACAAGATCGCCGCCGGCTTCACCAATTCGGCCTCGCTCAACGGCGACAAGTTCTCCACCATCGAATACTTCTGGACCCTGTCGCAGCAGCACGGCCAGGTCTGGGTCGGCACCGGCCTGCTGCCGGCCAACACCAAGGCGCACGGCCCGGCTGACACCAACTGGACCGCCGGCTCCGGCGGCGCGCTGGCGGTCTCGCCGTCGGACGCCTCGCCGGAGGAAGCACCGCGCGCCGGCGACCTGGAAGCCGCCAGGCTGCTCGGCAAGCGCGTGGCCGACTATGCGGCCAGGCTGAAGGGCTGA
- a CDS encoding DUF2834 domain-containing protein, whose translation MRSLYLGLCVVGTVVPLAAFWPWLQHYGLDLPLLLRQIVASPPSLFAWCDVLIAAMAVIALVLVEGRRLGMRRRWLPIVALLMVGVSLALPMFLWMRERQLLAGRNTDNGT comes from the coding sequence ATGCGTAGCCTTTACCTGGGATTGTGCGTTGTCGGAACGGTGGTGCCGCTTGCAGCTTTCTGGCCTTGGCTGCAGCACTACGGACTCGACCTGCCTTTGTTGCTGCGTCAGATCGTGGCCTCGCCGCCGTCGCTGTTCGCCTGGTGCGACGTGCTGATCGCGGCCATGGCGGTGATCGCGCTGGTCCTGGTCGAGGGTCGGCGCCTGGGCATGCGCAGGCGCTGGCTACCGATCGTGGCGCTGCTGATGGTCGGCGTGTCGCTGGCGCTGCCCATGTTCCTGTGGATGCGCGAGCGGCAGTTGCTGGCGGGCCGCAACACCGACAACGGCACGTGA
- a CDS encoding LysR family transcriptional regulator, translating to MAASPLPAVVAFARVAHHASFTRAADELGVSASALSQTVRALEAQLGVRLLHRTTRRVALSEHGARFLERVKPGLAQIEAAFLDLDTVREHPAGRLRITLPRVVADQLVMPWLPSFLARYPQIEVELCVDPALVDVVAAGFDAGIRLGERLARDMIAVPLGPMQRQVIVAAPAYFRRHPPPQTPADLVGHDCIVHRLSNGRRMAWEFTRAGRDFEVEATGTLVFNDSGLTHAAALAGLGLAQGFESIVAADVAAGRLVRVLDDWQQPFAGFHLYYPAREHLAPKLRVFIDHLRAANAPA from the coding sequence ATGGCCGCCAGTCCCCTGCCTGCCGTGGTCGCCTTCGCCCGCGTCGCCCACCACGCCAGCTTCACCCGCGCCGCCGACGAACTCGGCGTCTCGGCCTCGGCCTTGTCGCAGACGGTGCGTGCGCTGGAAGCGCAGCTGGGCGTGCGCCTGCTGCACCGGACCACGCGCCGGGTGGCGCTGAGCGAACATGGCGCGCGCTTCCTGGAACGGGTGAAACCCGGCCTGGCGCAGATCGAGGCGGCGTTCCTGGACCTGGACACGGTGCGCGAGCACCCGGCCGGGCGCCTGCGCATCACCTTGCCGCGGGTGGTCGCCGACCAGCTGGTGATGCCGTGGCTGCCGTCGTTCCTGGCGCGCTATCCGCAGATCGAAGTGGAGCTGTGCGTGGACCCGGCCTTGGTGGACGTGGTCGCCGCGGGCTTCGATGCCGGCATCCGCCTGGGCGAACGCCTGGCCCGCGACATGATCGCGGTGCCGCTGGGGCCGATGCAGCGCCAGGTGATCGTCGCCGCGCCGGCCTATTTCCGGCGCCATCCGCCGCCGCAGACGCCGGCCGACCTGGTCGGACACGACTGCATCGTGCATCGCCTGAGCAATGGCCGGCGCATGGCCTGGGAGTTCACCCGCGCCGGCCGCGATTTCGAGGTGGAGGCGACCGGCACCCTGGTGTTCAACGACAGCGGCCTGACCCATGCCGCCGCGCTGGCGGGGCTGGGCCTGGCGCAGGGATTCGAATCGATCGTCGCCGCCGACGTCGCCGCCGGCCGCCTGGTGCGCGTGCTCGACGACTGGCAGCAACCCTTCGCCGGCTTCCATCTCTACTATCCGGCGCGCGAACACCTGGCACCGAAACTGCGCGTGTTCATCGACCATCTGCGTGCGGCGAATGCGCCGGCGTGA
- a CDS encoding aldo/keto reductase, with translation MSLAHYRLLGRSGLRVSPIALGTMTFGNDWGWGADAAEAERLFARYVERGGNFIDTANIYTNGSSETLLGKFAAGRRERLVIASKYTLNPFPGDPNGGGNHRKNLLQSVEASLKRLRTDYLDLLYLHIWDDTTPVEEVMRGFDDLVRAGKIVYAGISDTPAWQVARMQTLADLRGWSPLVALQIEYSLAQRTVEAELVPMAEALGLGVLAWSPLTMGILTGKYGRQDLAAVQRRAADGQASAERGDTAHAHEMLTERALDIADAVKQVAAEIGRSPAQVALAWLLQRPGGGAIPIVGARTLAQLDDNLGALELQLDAPQLQRLDAVSAVAHPFPHAFMRLPMPRQLVSGGTRLQPRTPAL, from the coding sequence ATGTCGCTAGCCCACTACCGCCTGCTCGGCCGCTCCGGCCTGCGCGTCAGTCCCATCGCGCTGGGCACGATGACCTTCGGCAACGACTGGGGCTGGGGCGCCGACGCCGCCGAAGCCGAGCGCCTGTTCGCGCGCTATGTCGAGCGCGGCGGCAATTTCATCGACACCGCCAACATCTACACCAACGGCAGTTCCGAAACCCTGCTCGGCAAGTTCGCCGCAGGCCGCCGCGAGCGCCTGGTGATCGCCAGCAAGTACACGCTCAACCCCTTCCCCGGCGATCCCAACGGCGGCGGCAACCACCGCAAGAACCTGCTGCAGTCGGTGGAGGCCAGCCTGAAGCGGCTGCGCACCGACTACCTGGACCTGCTGTACCTGCACATCTGGGACGACACCACGCCGGTGGAGGAAGTGATGCGCGGCTTCGACGACCTGGTCCGCGCCGGCAAGATCGTCTACGCCGGCATCTCCGACACGCCGGCCTGGCAGGTGGCGCGGATGCAGACCCTGGCCGACCTGCGCGGCTGGTCGCCGCTGGTGGCGCTGCAGATCGAATACAGCCTGGCGCAGCGCACGGTCGAAGCCGAACTGGTGCCGATGGCCGAGGCGCTGGGCCTGGGCGTGCTGGCCTGGTCGCCGCTGACCATGGGCATCCTCACCGGCAAGTACGGCCGCCAGGACCTGGCCGCGGTGCAGCGCCGCGCCGCAGACGGGCAGGCCAGCGCCGAGCGCGGCGATACCGCGCATGCGCACGAGATGCTGACCGAGCGCGCACTGGACATCGCCGACGCAGTCAAGCAGGTCGCCGCGGAGATCGGCCGTTCGCCGGCGCAGGTGGCGCTGGCCTGGCTGCTGCAGCGGCCCGGCGGCGGCGCGATCCCGATCGTCGGCGCGCGCACCCTGGCGCAGCTGGACGACAACCTCGGCGCGCTGGAATTGCAGCTGGATGCGCCGCAGCTGCAGCGGCTGGACGCAGTCAGCGCGGTCGCGCATCCGTTCCCGCACGCGTTCATGCGCCTGCCGATGCCGCGGCAACTGGTGTCCGGCGGCACCCGCCTGCAGCCGCGTACGCCGGCGCTCTGA
- a CDS encoding aldo/keto reductase, with product MQTRTLGRNGPRVSALGLGCMGMSAFYGGRSDDAAAIAVIHAALDHGVTLIDSADMYGPHTNEVLVGKALAGRRDQAFLATKFGITLDPNDPAARGIDGRPDYVQSACEASLQRLGVDHIDLYYQHRVDPNVPIEDTVGAMARLVEQGKVRFLGLSEAAAGTIRRAHAVHPITALQSEYSLWSRDPESNGAFATVRELGIGFVPYSPLGRGFLTGAIRSPEDFEADDYRRHSPRFQGENFARNLQLVEQVRALARAKGVTPGQLALAWVLAQGEDLVPIPGTKRLAYLEENLGALQVTLSAAERAQIEAIFPADAAAGSRYPPAMMASLQR from the coding sequence ATGCAAACCCGCACCCTCGGCCGCAACGGCCCCCGCGTGTCCGCCCTCGGCCTCGGCTGCATGGGCATGAGCGCGTTCTACGGCGGCCGCAGCGACGACGCGGCCGCGATCGCGGTGATCCATGCCGCGCTGGACCACGGCGTCACCCTGATCGACAGCGCCGACATGTACGGCCCGCATACCAACGAAGTGCTGGTCGGCAAGGCCCTGGCCGGGCGCCGCGACCAGGCGTTCCTGGCCACCAAGTTCGGCATCACGCTGGACCCGAACGATCCGGCCGCGCGCGGCATCGACGGCCGCCCCGACTACGTGCAATCCGCCTGCGAGGCCAGCCTGCAGCGGCTGGGTGTGGACCACATCGACCTGTACTACCAGCACCGGGTGGACCCGAACGTGCCGATCGAGGACACCGTCGGCGCGATGGCGCGGCTGGTGGAACAGGGCAAGGTGCGCTTCCTGGGCCTGTCCGAAGCCGCCGCCGGCACCATCCGCCGCGCGCATGCGGTGCACCCGATCACCGCGCTGCAGAGCGAGTACTCGCTGTGGTCGCGCGACCCGGAGAGCAACGGCGCGTTCGCCACGGTGCGCGAGCTGGGCATCGGCTTCGTGCCGTATTCGCCGCTGGGCCGCGGCTTCCTGACCGGTGCGATCCGCTCGCCGGAGGACTTCGAGGCCGACGACTACCGCCGCCATTCGCCGCGCTTCCAGGGCGAGAACTTCGCCCGCAACCTGCAGCTGGTGGAACAGGTGCGCGCGCTGGCCCGGGCCAAGGGCGTGACCCCCGGGCAGCTGGCGCTGGCCTGGGTGCTGGCGCAGGGCGAGGACCTGGTGCCGATCCCGGGCACCAAGCGCCTGGCCTATCTGGAAGAGAACCTGGGCGCGCTGCAGGTGACGCTGAGCGCGGCCGAACGCGCGCAGATCGAGGCGATCTTCCCGGCCGACGCGGCCGCCGGCAGCCGCTACCCGCCGGCGATGATGGCGTCGCTGCAGCGCTGA
- a CDS encoding glycosyltransferase: MISFIVPAHDEAALIGDTLASLHIAAQALHLDFETLVVADACGDATAQIAQRHGAQVLEVQLRHIAATRNAGAAASRGRYLLFVDADTRVNTPLLAAALRALHTGAVGGGAQVQLLGEIAWHERAAQALFGWLLRRTGIAPGCFLFCTRSAFAAAGGFDERYYAGEDVALSRALARRGRFVILREPVHTSDRKLRSFSKREHLGLLLQLLRRGRGMLRSRDALGFWYGQRRGR; this comes from the coding sequence GTGATCTCGTTCATCGTTCCCGCCCACGACGAAGCCGCCCTGATCGGCGACACCCTGGCGTCGCTGCACATCGCCGCGCAGGCGCTGCATCTGGATTTCGAAACCCTGGTGGTCGCCGATGCCTGCGGCGACGCCACCGCACAGATCGCGCAACGCCACGGCGCGCAGGTGCTGGAGGTGCAGTTGCGGCATATCGCCGCCACCCGCAATGCCGGCGCCGCCGCCAGCCGCGGCCGCTACCTGCTGTTCGTCGATGCCGACACCCGGGTCAATACGCCGTTGCTGGCGGCGGCATTGCGCGCGCTACACACCGGCGCGGTCGGCGGCGGCGCGCAGGTGCAGCTGCTCGGCGAGATCGCCTGGCACGAACGCGCGGCGCAAGCCCTGTTCGGCTGGCTGTTGCGCCGCACCGGCATCGCCCCGGGCTGCTTCCTGTTCTGCACGCGCAGCGCATTCGCCGCCGCCGGCGGCTTCGACGAGCGCTACTACGCCGGCGAGGACGTGGCGTTGAGCCGCGCGCTGGCCCGGCGCGGGCGCTTCGTGATCCTGCGCGAGCCGGTGCACACCTCCGACCGCAAGCTGCGCAGCTTCAGCAAGCGCGAGCACCTGGGCCTGCTGCTGCAGTTGCTGCGCCGCGGCCGCGGCATGCTGCGCTCGCGCGATGCGCTCGGCTTCTGGTACGGGCAGCGCCGCGGGCGGTGA
- a CDS encoding 3-oxoacyl-[acyl-carrier-protein] synthase III C-terminal domain-containing protein, whose translation MTVDPSRPIAVRILGTGDYLPTRQVASDSFDRRWGKPAGWTLRHAGVGMRHYAGADEPASLMGERAARAALAAAQLQPHDVDCVICACSVMEQAIPCSAALLHARLGLQGSGLPAFDINATCLSFIAALDLAACAIAAGRYRRVLIVSSEIASVGLNWDDVDTAPLFGDGAAAVVLGADNGDSGSQLLAAHLETYSEGIAHCRVRAGGTRLRLEHGVEALRAGSLFEMNGRATYRLAAAKLPGFLQRLLHKAGVELAQLQRIVPHQASAKALRHLQVALRLAPDTLVDVIGARGNQMAASIPSALHQAIAGGRIVRGDLIGLVGSGAGLAFGGAVLRY comes from the coding sequence ATGACCGTCGACCCCAGCAGGCCCATCGCGGTGCGCATCCTCGGCACGGGCGACTATCTGCCGACGCGGCAGGTGGCCTCGGACAGCTTCGACCGGCGCTGGGGCAAGCCCGCCGGCTGGACCCTGCGTCACGCCGGGGTCGGCATGCGCCACTACGCCGGCGCCGACGAACCGGCCTCGCTGATGGGCGAACGCGCCGCGCGCGCGGCGCTGGCGGCGGCGCAGCTGCAGCCGCACGATGTGGATTGCGTGATCTGCGCCTGCAGCGTGATGGAGCAGGCGATCCCGTGCAGCGCCGCCTTGCTGCACGCCCGCCTCGGCCTGCAGGGCAGCGGGCTGCCGGCGTTCGACATCAACGCCACCTGCCTGAGCTTCATCGCCGCACTGGATCTGGCCGCCTGCGCGATCGCCGCCGGCCGCTACCGACGCGTGCTGATCGTGTCCAGCGAGATCGCCAGCGTCGGGCTGAACTGGGACGACGTGGACACCGCGCCGCTGTTCGGCGACGGCGCCGCGGCGGTGGTGCTCGGTGCGGACAACGGCGACAGCGGTTCGCAACTGCTGGCCGCGCACCTGGAAACCTATTCCGAAGGCATCGCGCATTGCCGGGTCCGCGCCGGCGGCACCCGCCTGCGCCTGGAGCATGGCGTCGAGGCGCTGCGCGCCGGTTCGTTGTTCGAAATGAACGGCCGCGCCACCTATCGGCTCGCCGCGGCGAAGTTGCCGGGCTTCCTGCAACGGCTGCTGCACAAGGCCGGCGTGGAGCTGGCGCAACTGCAGCGGATCGTGCCGCACCAGGCCAGCGCCAAGGCGCTGCGGCATCTGCAGGTCGCGCTGCGGCTGGCGCCGGACACGCTGGTCGACGTGATCGGTGCACGCGGCAACCAGATGGCGGCGTCGATCCCCAGCGCCCTGCACCAGGCCATCGCCGGCGGCCGCATCGTGCGCGGCGACCTGATCGGCCTGGTCGGTTCCGGCGCCGGGCTGGCGTTCGGCGGCGCGGTGCTGCGGTACTGA
- a CDS encoding NAD-dependent epimerase/dehydratase family protein, with amino-acid sequence MARILVTGASGFIGAHIVRALATDGAQVRASGRNAAALAAFAGDPRIDVVRADLCRDDLALLLHGCDAVIHCAALSAPWASAEVFRQANVVATARLLAAAQRAQVRRFVHFSSPSIYFRYADQYQVREDFTPPARWIGGYPQTKWEAEETVRAAAAAGLPALVLRPRAVFGHGDNAIVPRLLAVAQRGWFPLVHGGRAMIDVCCVENAVAAALAALRAEHLGDGRAYNISNGTPIAVRDLLTELFAVLQLRVRLLPVPRRLALALATLGEQIALRRQGQPEPRLSRYGIGVLGYSQTLDIGRARRELGYAPLLSTEAGIAALGRT; translated from the coding sequence ATGGCGCGCATCCTGGTCACCGGCGCCTCCGGCTTCATCGGCGCGCACATCGTCCGCGCCCTCGCCACCGACGGCGCGCAGGTCCGCGCCAGCGGCCGCAATGCCGCCGCGCTGGCCGCCTTCGCCGGCGACCCGCGCATCGACGTGGTCCGCGCCGATCTGTGCCGCGACGATCTAGCGCTGCTGCTGCACGGCTGCGACGCGGTGATCCACTGCGCCGCGCTGTCCGCGCCGTGGGCCAGCGCCGAAGTGTTCCGCCAGGCCAACGTGGTCGCCACCGCGCGCCTGCTCGCCGCCGCGCAGCGCGCGCAGGTGCGCCGCTTCGTGCACTTCAGTTCGCCGAGCATCTATTTCCGCTACGCCGACCAGTACCAGGTGCGCGAGGACTTCACCCCGCCGGCGCGCTGGATCGGCGGCTATCCGCAGACCAAGTGGGAAGCGGAGGAAACGGTGCGCGCCGCCGCCGCGGCCGGGCTGCCGGCGCTGGTGCTGCGCCCGCGCGCGGTGTTCGGCCACGGCGACAACGCGATCGTGCCGCGGCTGCTGGCGGTGGCGCAGCGCGGCTGGTTCCCGCTGGTGCACGGCGGACGCGCGATGATCGACGTGTGCTGCGTGGAGAACGCGGTGGCCGCGGCGCTGGCCGCGCTGCGCGCCGAGCACCTCGGCGATGGCCGCGCCTACAACATCAGCAACGGCACGCCGATCGCGGTGCGCGACCTGCTCACCGAATTGTTCGCGGTGCTGCAGCTGCGCGTGCGCCTGCTGCCGGTGCCACGCCGCCTGGCCCTGGCGCTGGCCACGCTCGGCGAACAGATCGCCTTGCGCCGGCAAGGGCAACCGGAGCCGCGGCTGAGCCGCTACGGCATCGGCGTGCTCGGCTATTCGCAGACGCTGGACATCGGTCGCGCGCGGCGCGAACTCGGCTACGCGCCGCTGCTGTCCACCGAGGCCGGGATCGCGGCCCTGGGGCGTACATGA